One window of Medicago truncatula cultivar Jemalong A17 chromosome 2, MtrunA17r5.0-ANR, whole genome shotgun sequence genomic DNA carries:
- the LOC25486381 gene encoding allantoate deiminase 2, with protein MISTFIFFHSFLFLYILSTPSSCSSFLSGIETGDLEKRGDLFPQILRDEAVARLVELGKVSDANDYLERTFLSPATTRAINLIRKWMEDAGLRTWVDQMGNVHGRVEGANANAEALLVGSHMDTVVDAGKFDGALGIVSAISALKVMHVNGKLQNLTRPVEVIAFCDEEGVRFQTTFLGSGALAGILPATTLEIPDKRNVTVKDVLKENSIEAAEEMFLQLKYDPKSVWGYVELHIEQGPVLEQVGFPLGVVKGIAGQTRLKVTVRGSQGHAGTVPMSMRQDPMVAAAEQIVLMESLCKHPEEYLSYDGRCSGSSIKSLSSSLVCTVGEISTWPSASNVIPGQVTYTVDIRAIDDLGREAVIYDLSNRIYQICDKRSVSCVIEHKHDAGAVICDPELSSQLKSAAYSALKRMEGDIQDEVPTLMSGAGHDAMAMSHLTKVGMLFVRCRGGISHSPQEDVLDDDVWAAGLATLSFLENL; from the exons atGATTTctactttcattttctttcactCGTTTCTCTTCTTGTATATCCTATCAACTCCTTCTTCATGTTCTTCTTTCCTTTCtg GAATTGAAACTGGAGATTTAGAAAAACGGGGTGATTTGTTTCCACAGATTCTAAGAGATGAGGCAGTGGCAAGGCTTGTTGAGCTTGGAAAG GTTAGCGATGCTAATGACTATCTAGAGAGGACATTTTTGAGTCCTGCGACCACGAGGGCAATAAATCTCATTCGAAAATGGATGGAAGATGCTGGTTTGAGAAC TTGGGTGGACCAAATGGGAAATGTACATGGTCGAGTTGAGggtgcaaatgcaaatgcagaAGCTTTATTGGTTGGATCTCACATG GACACTGTTGTTGATGCTGGTAAATTTGATGGAGCTCTAGGAATAGTCTCTGCAATATCTGCATTGAAAGTTATGCATGTCAATGGAAAGCTGCAAAATCTAACGCGTCCTGTTGAG GTGATTGCATTTTGTGATGAAGAGGGTGTGAGATTTCAAACTACTTTCTTAGGTAGCGGTGCTCTAGCTGGTATTTTACCTGCTACAACATTGGAGATACCTGATAAGAG GAATGTAACGGTAAAAGATGTTCTTAAAGAGAACTCGATAGAAGCTGCGGAGGAAATGTTTTTGCAGCTCAAGTATGATCCAAAATCTGTTTGGGGTTATGTCGAG CTTCACATTGAGCAGGGTCCTGTGCTAGAACAAGTTGGTTTCCCACTTGGTGTTGTTAAAGGCATAGCTGGGCAGACAAGATTGaag GTTACGGTTAGAGGCTCACAAGGTCATGCCGGAACTGTTCCAATGTCCATGCGCCAAGATCCTATGGTGGCTGCTGCTGAACAAATTGTACTTATGGAAAGCCTCTGCAAACATCCTGAAGAGTACCTTTCTTATGATGGTCGTTGCAGCGGTTCATCGATTAAATCACTTTCAAGTTCACTTGTTTGTACTGTTGGTGAAATATCAACATGGCCAAGTGCTAGTAATGTCATTCCAGGCCAG GTTACATATACCGTGGATATACGAGCAATTGATGATCTTGGACGTGAGGCTGTTATCTATGATTTATCCAATCGAATTTATCAGATATGTGACAAGCGCTCAGTTTCCTGCGTTATTGAACACAAG CATGATGCAGGTGCCGTGATTTGTGATCCAGAACTAAGTTCACAGCTGAAGTCTGCAGCTTATTCTGCACTCAAGAGGATGGAGGGTGACATTCAAGATGAAGTACCGACATTAATGAGTGGAGCAGGGCATGATGCCATGGCAATGTCTCACTTAACAAAG GTGGGAATGCTGTTTGTGCGATGTCGCGGAGGCATAAGTCACTCTCCACAAGAGGATGTGCTAGACGATGATGTATGGGCGGCCGGTTTAGCAACCTTATCATTTCTGGAAAATCTATAA
- the LOC112419352 gene encoding uncharacterized protein — protein MIKICLKEWHQQHTKNIEGKILEVNNRISSLDTKGEEFDLLEAETKEIRELSIELHSLSHVHTIMNWQKAGMNWVKEGDANSKFFHNMMSNRQRRNPLHLLHVDGVIVEGVQNIRIAVFNHFASHYSSSDVVRPGIQGLNFRKLTYAQAGNLVRPFSLEEVKHAIWDCESLKSPVPDGINVGFIKDYWHELKDDLMRFLVEFHRNGKLTKGVNSTFIAFIAILIFIAGQSFRRLDEGLGGK, from the coding sequence atgattaaaatttgtCTCAAGGAGTGGCATCAACAACATACCAAGAACATTGAAGGCAAGATTTTGGAGGTAAACAATAGAATTTCCTCCCTAGACACTAAAGGGGAGGAGTTCGATTTGCTTGAGGCTGAAACAAAGGAGATTCGCGAGTTGTCAATTGAATTGCATTCTTTGTCTCATGTGCATACTATTATGAATTGGCAGAAGGCAGGGATGAATTGGGTAAAGGAAGGAGATGCGAATTCTAAATTTTTCCATAATATGATGTCAAACAGGCAACGTCGGAATCCTTTACATTTACTTCATGTTGATGGTGTCATTGTGGAAGGGGTTCAGAATATTCGGATAGCTGTCTTCAATCATTTTGCAAGTCATTATAGTTCCTCTGATGTGGTGCGACCTGGAATCCAAGGATTGAATTTTCGAAAATTGACTTATGCACAGGCGGGTAATTTGGTGCGTCCATTTTCTTTGGAAGAGGTTAAACATGCAATTTGGGATTGTGAGAGTTTGAAAAGTCCCGTACCTGATGGCATAAATGTTGGGTTCATCAAGGATTATTGGCATGAACTAAAAGACGATCTCATGAGGTTTTTAGTGGAATTCCACCGAAATGGGAAATTGACGAAGGGTGTGAATTCGACTTTTATTGCTTTTATTGCCattcttatttttattgccGGCCAAAGTTTTCGACGTCTTGATGAAGGCCTTGGTGGAAAATGA